From the Leptospira biflexa serovar Patoc strain 'Patoc 1 (Paris)' genome, one window contains:
- a CDS encoding acyl-CoA dehydrogenase family protein, with translation MDFEIPQEVETLRKNIQSFITEEIIPLEKHYDYEKGRMPEDINQQARAKVKAAGFWTPHLPKKEGGLGLDLIGTCIIFSELGRSPIAPYIFNCDAPDEGNMHLLSLAATEKQKELILHPLIKGELRTGFAMTEPSPGAGSDPTSLQTNAEKQGDKFILNGRKWYCTGANGAKYLIVMAKVNGSFRKTTMFLVPTDAKGYTMVREIELMGSHGPGGHCELNFENVEVPEDMVLGRVGEGFRLSQERLGPARLTHCMRWTGMARRALSIARSYAKEREVFNARIADHQGIQWMFAERATEIEMAFLLTLKAAWLLKTGKDARQETSMAKWKVSESLCNTIDMAIQICGGKGYSRDLPLELFYRDARAARIADGPSEVHKMVIGRNYVSEKWDF, from the coding sequence ATGGACTTTGAAATTCCCCAAGAAGTAGAAACACTTCGTAAAAATATCCAATCCTTTATCACAGAAGAAATCATTCCTCTGGAAAAACATTATGACTATGAAAAAGGTCGGATGCCGGAAGATATCAACCAACAAGCACGCGCTAAAGTAAAGGCAGCTGGGTTTTGGACTCCACACCTTCCAAAAAAAGAAGGTGGATTGGGCTTGGATTTAATTGGAACTTGTATCATTTTTAGTGAACTCGGTCGTTCTCCCATAGCACCTTATATATTCAATTGTGATGCACCTGATGAAGGGAATATGCATTTGTTGTCTCTTGCCGCGACAGAAAAACAAAAAGAATTGATCTTACATCCCCTGATCAAAGGAGAACTCCGCACTGGTTTTGCCATGACAGAACCATCACCAGGTGCTGGATCTGATCCAACATCCCTTCAAACCAATGCGGAAAAACAAGGGGATAAGTTTATTTTAAACGGACGAAAGTGGTATTGTACGGGAGCCAACGGAGCCAAGTATCTCATTGTTATGGCAAAGGTGAATGGGAGTTTTCGTAAAACCACAATGTTCCTTGTGCCTACCGATGCAAAAGGTTATACGATGGTTCGCGAAATTGAACTGATGGGATCTCATGGACCAGGTGGTCACTGTGAACTCAATTTTGAAAATGTGGAAGTTCCAGAGGATATGGTTCTTGGTAGAGTGGGAGAGGGGTTTCGGTTGTCGCAAGAAAGGTTGGGACCTGCTCGCCTTACGCATTGCATGCGATGGACTGGTATGGCTAGACGAGCACTTTCGATAGCTCGAAGTTATGCGAAAGAAAGAGAAGTGTTTAACGCAAGGATCGCAGACCACCAAGGGATCCAATGGATGTTTGCCGAACGTGCAACAGAAATTGAGATGGCATTTTTATTAACTCTCAAAGCGGCTTGGCTCTTAAAAACAGGAAAAGATGCAAGGCAAGAAACATCGATGGCAAAATGGAAAGTGAGTGAGTCATTATGTAATACCATCGATATGGCCATCCAAATTTGTGGGGGCAAAGGTTATTCAAGGGACCTTCCCCTTGAATTATTCTACCGAGATGCAAGGGCCGCAAGGATCGCCGACGGCCCATCGGAGGTGCATAAAATGGTCATTGGACGTAACTATGTTTCGGAGAAGTGGGATTTTTAA
- a CDS encoding carboxypeptidase M32: MALPQSIENYRKQYRKIKLFQDISSVLHWDSEVMMPEEGREYRSSQIAAVAELTHDWMTDQTFLAQIQGAKSSIKDLPESDRGIWNRELEILMEEKEKADKLPSEFVAEFAKLTNLAHAEWAEAKKEKKISLFSKRLEELVNLSKKQADYFGYTTEPYDALLDNYERGAKASQIQILFNDLKNSLIPIVAKAPRFKSPFQKPISIANQTKFCNRLPSILGLTSKESRLDISNHPFSTSLGKGDKRITTRYSESDPLSSIFGVLHETGHSLYESGLSKMPDWPNPLTEYLSLGIHESQSRLWENQVGRSLPFWEFMYPILLKDFEMSEAELPFKQLYQYINSTEKSKIRVEADQVTYNLHIILRFEIERDLINGKIRVNDLPEIWNSKMKESFGLVIDNDAEGVLQDIHWSMGAFGYFPTYTLGNIFSAQFFKKFTDEFPDSHNKFSANGDFSDLLNWLRKHIHSKGKILTIENLVKDATGEPANAKYLISYLEEKVKEVSISNELN, translated from the coding sequence ATGGCCCTCCCTCAATCGATTGAAAATTACCGAAAACAGTATCGAAAAATCAAACTTTTCCAAGACATTTCATCCGTTCTGCATTGGGATTCAGAAGTCATGATGCCAGAGGAAGGACGCGAATATCGATCGAGTCAAATTGCAGCGGTCGCAGAACTAACTCATGATTGGATGACCGACCAAACTTTTTTGGCCCAAATTCAAGGGGCAAAATCTTCCATCAAGGACCTTCCTGAATCCGATAGAGGGATTTGGAATCGTGAGTTGGAAATTTTGATGGAAGAGAAGGAAAAGGCTGATAAGTTACCTTCCGAATTTGTTGCTGAATTTGCAAAACTGACTAATTTAGCTCATGCAGAATGGGCAGAGGCAAAAAAAGAAAAAAAAATCAGCCTATTTTCTAAAAGGTTAGAAGAACTTGTCAATTTATCGAAAAAACAAGCAGATTACTTTGGTTATACGACTGAACCTTATGATGCTTTATTAGATAATTATGAAAGAGGTGCCAAAGCCAGCCAAATCCAAATATTATTTAACGATTTAAAAAATTCATTAATTCCGATTGTGGCAAAAGCCCCCAGGTTTAAAAGCCCATTCCAAAAACCAATTTCCATTGCGAACCAAACTAAATTCTGCAATCGACTTCCCTCTATCTTAGGTCTGACCTCAAAAGAATCGAGACTCGACATTAGTAATCATCCGTTTTCCACAAGTTTAGGAAAAGGTGATAAACGAATCACCACTCGTTATTCCGAATCTGACCCACTATCTTCCATCTTCGGTGTGTTACATGAGACCGGTCATTCATTATATGAATCAGGTTTGTCAAAAATGCCAGATTGGCCCAATCCTTTAACCGAATATTTGAGTTTAGGAATCCACGAATCACAGAGCCGCCTTTGGGAAAACCAAGTCGGTCGGTCTTTGCCATTCTGGGAATTTATGTATCCAATCTTGTTAAAAGATTTTGAAATGTCTGAAGCTGAACTCCCTTTCAAACAATTATACCAATACATCAATAGTACAGAAAAATCAAAAATACGCGTAGAAGCGGACCAAGTAACCTATAACCTTCATATCATCTTACGATTTGAAATCGAAAGAGACTTGATCAATGGAAAAATAAGGGTGAACGATCTACCAGAAATTTGGAATTCAAAAATGAAAGAAAGTTTTGGTTTGGTCATAGACAATGATGCAGAAGGTGTATTGCAGGACATCCACTGGTCGATGGGAGCATTTGGTTATTTTCCAACCTATACATTAGGAAATATATTCAGCGCACAATTTTTTAAAAAATTTACAGATGAATTTCCTGATTCGCATAACAAATTTTCTGCGAATGGTGATTTTTCAGATTTATTAAATTGGTTGCGGAAGCACATCCATTCCAAAGGGAAAATATTAACCATAGAAAATTTGGTTAAAGACGCAACTGGTGAACCTGCCAATGCAAAGTATCTCATTTCTTATTTAGAGGAAAAAGTAAAAGAAGTATCAATTTCTAATGAATTGAACTAG
- a CDS encoding RNA pyrophosphohydrolase: MDERDILTFMTNKPYRKNVGMVVFNSFGKVIVGERIQFPGSWQFPQGGIDEEEDYLEAAKRELYEELGIKKATYVTEYPDWIPYDFPNSLGLNSHLQKFRGQLQRWILFYWDGGLDECDLIHHEQEFLTIRHMEIEETIQAVVEFKRPVYEKFVPIFKAAIQNYIAENVKTK; the protein is encoded by the coding sequence ATGGATGAGAGAGACATTCTAACGTTTATGACAAACAAACCCTACCGCAAAAATGTAGGAATGGTAGTCTTCAACTCTTTTGGAAAAGTCATTGTGGGCGAAAGAATTCAATTTCCTGGTTCTTGGCAATTCCCACAAGGTGGGATCGATGAAGAAGAAGATTATCTAGAAGCCGCTAAACGTGAATTATACGAGGAATTAGGGATCAAAAAGGCTACTTATGTTACGGAGTATCCAGATTGGATACCCTATGATTTTCCAAATTCGTTAGGACTCAATTCCCATTTACAGAAGTTTCGTGGTCAATTGCAAAGATGGATTTTGTTTTATTGGGATGGTGGGCTCGATGAATGTGATCTCATACATCATGAACAAGAGTTTTTGACCATCCGACATATGGAAATTGAGGAAACTATCCAAGCAGTCGTTGAATTCAAACGACCTGTTTATGAAAAGTTTGTCCCTATTTTTAAAGCAGCAATTCAAAATTACATTGCAGAGAATGTAAAAACAAAGTAA
- the sixA gene encoding phosphohistidine phosphatase SixA produces the protein MKIILVRHGEAENSTATISDSQRELTDKGKSDIHKIGKFIKNSSLSVKQVYYSPYTRTKHTAEILSEELKYNGEMVASEDLAAGRGCTDIISCLVNFTNSDTVLLVGHNPDITFFAAKLLGNASVAENLVFQPGSTIAINVAREKFDHGQIIWAISPDHLGI, from the coding sequence ATGAAGATCATTTTGGTTCGTCACGGTGAGGCTGAAAACTCCACCGCTACCATTTCCGATTCACAACGCGAACTGACCGACAAAGGAAAGAGCGATATTCATAAAATTGGGAAATTTATAAAAAACTCGTCACTTTCAGTCAAACAAGTTTATTATAGTCCCTACACAAGAACCAAACATACAGCAGAAATACTCTCCGAAGAATTGAAATACAATGGTGAAATGGTAGCCTCTGAAGACTTGGCAGCGGGTAGAGGTTGTACTGATATCATTTCTTGTTTGGTCAATTTTACCAATTCCGATACCGTTTTGTTAGTTGGTCACAATCCAGACATCACCTTTTTTGCGGCCAAATTGTTAGGAAATGCCAGTGTCGCGGAAAATTTAGTTTTCCAACCTGGTTCCACCATTGCCATCAATGTTGCTCGCGAAAAGTTCGATCATGGCCAAATCATTTGGGCCATTTCTCCCGATCATCTCGGAATTTAG
- a CDS encoding DUF423 domain-containing protein, whose product MKLVKKQSNLVLILLICFSGFLAVAIGAFGAHGLKNIIPPELMITFETGNRYHFYHSFAALLAFILLLLAEGYEAPKKSLTHLNFSVWFFLVGILIFSFSLYALAITGIRILGAITPFGGVSFLFGWIFLALGMYYFLVPKKY is encoded by the coding sequence ATGAAACTTGTCAAGAAGCAATCAAACTTAGTTCTCATCCTACTCATTTGTTTCTCTGGATTTTTAGCCGTTGCCATCGGAGCTTTCGGAGCACATGGCTTGAAAAACATCATACCGCCGGAATTAATGATAACATTTGAAACAGGGAACCGGTATCATTTTTATCATAGCTTCGCAGCACTTCTCGCCTTTATCCTTTTACTACTTGCGGAAGGATACGAAGCACCAAAAAAATCCCTAACACATTTGAATTTTTCCGTTTGGTTCTTCTTGGTTGGAATTTTGATATTTTCTTTTAGTTTGTATGCACTTGCCATTACAGGCATTCGAATCCTTGGAGCCATCACTCCTTTTGGAGGAGTGAGTTTTCTCTTTGGTTGGATTTTTTTAGCTTTAGGGATGTATTATTTTTTAGTACCAAAAAAATACTGA
- a CDS encoding LysM peptidoglycan-binding domain-containing M23 family metallopeptidase: protein MSKSVVFLNWAVIWVSLGAVSHLIAGPLTLANLEYSNPSLKNLRSEIKENLRISKSGTKKEILIPLKYYEYKVQKEDNFFKIMARTGMDLETLSSVNELSSPHDLSHGMVLEIPNMRGTFHPEETDGNEKTKQILAEKYQVDANKLQYDSERGKWFLPGISMGKSEKSFFYGFGFQFPLTTARISSNFGKRLDPFTKKETFHGGLDMAAKQGSDVYSSMEGEVSFVGNQGGYGNLIIIKHSLGYETRYGHLLNFAVKQGQKVKKGEKIGEVGQTGRATGPHLHFEIRRNSKRQRPIFHSH, encoded by the coding sequence ATGTCTAAAAGCGTCGTTTTTCTCAATTGGGCAGTGATTTGGGTTAGTTTAGGTGCCGTTTCCCATTTGATTGCTGGACCACTCACCTTAGCCAATTTAGAATATAGCAATCCGTCTCTCAAAAATCTTCGTTCTGAAATCAAAGAAAACTTACGAATTTCCAAATCAGGGACCAAAAAAGAAATCCTCATTCCCTTGAAATATTACGAATACAAAGTTCAAAAAGAAGATAATTTCTTCAAAATCATGGCCCGCACAGGAATGGATTTGGAAACGCTTTCTTCCGTTAATGAGTTGAGTTCCCCTCATGATCTTTCGCATGGAATGGTTTTAGAAATTCCCAATATGCGAGGGACTTTTCACCCAGAAGAGACTGACGGTAATGAAAAAACGAAACAAATTCTTGCTGAGAAGTACCAAGTCGACGCCAATAAATTACAATATGATTCAGAAAGAGGAAAATGGTTTTTACCAGGAATCTCAATGGGAAAATCCGAAAAATCTTTCTTTTATGGATTTGGATTTCAATTTCCACTAACAACTGCTAGAATTTCTTCCAACTTTGGAAAACGTTTGGACCCATTTACTAAAAAGGAAACATTTCATGGTGGTTTGGATATGGCCGCCAAACAAGGATCAGATGTTTATTCTTCAATGGAAGGAGAAGTAAGTTTTGTTGGAAACCAAGGTGGATATGGAAACTTAATCATCATCAAACATAGTTTGGGGTATGAAACAAGATACGGCCATCTTTTGAACTTTGCTGTGAAACAAGGACAAAAGGTAAAAAAAGGCGAAAAAATTGGAGAAGTTGGTCAAACAGGTAGAGCGACCGGTCCACATTTACATTTTGAAATTAGAAGAAATTCAAAAAGACAAAGACCTATTTTTCATTCACACTAA
- a CDS encoding CPBP family intramembrane glutamic endopeptidase, protein MQNRYFEIFRLTAYSLGLVYVCSFFYSVFFLAFVNHSVLNHRIPEEQVLPLYEEYSEGKLDFSGLLTEYQKIVTPIKDQFQKEITENPTLLFSQFYEIVFTDKPHYLLGISIPWFLCYVGLGYLLYKKVLQIPVTNLQDELSIPILLRGITNGFICFFVVVVIGVILEKLSVPLESGLFAKKLYESIHGNGYLLAWGIYVVGIITGILEEIFFRGFLLKAFIDKNLTQEGLLIVSLLFGWLHYGEGTSIAIPFIICGVGMFFGYLYIKTGNLWIAMACHATYNSLGLINAYLQLPVVQS, encoded by the coding sequence ATGCAGAATCGATATTTTGAGATCTTTCGGCTCACAGCCTATTCGCTTGGTCTCGTTTACGTTTGTTCTTTTTTTTATTCCGTATTCTTTTTAGCCTTCGTGAACCATTCGGTTCTAAACCATAGAATTCCAGAAGAGCAAGTCCTTCCGCTTTATGAAGAATACTCTGAAGGGAAATTGGATTTTTCAGGCCTACTGACTGAATACCAAAAAATTGTAACTCCGATCAAAGACCAATTCCAAAAAGAAATCACCGAAAATCCAACTCTACTCTTCAGCCAATTTTATGAGATCGTTTTTACTGATAAACCCCATTACTTATTAGGAATTTCCATTCCATGGTTTTTATGTTATGTGGGACTCGGGTATCTATTATACAAAAAAGTACTACAAATTCCGGTTACCAATTTACAAGACGAGTTGTCGATCCCGATTTTACTCCGGGGAATTACCAATGGTTTCATTTGTTTTTTTGTCGTTGTGGTCATTGGCGTGATCCTCGAAAAACTATCGGTTCCTTTAGAATCAGGTTTATTTGCCAAAAAATTGTACGAGTCCATCCATGGAAACGGTTACCTACTGGCTTGGGGAATTTATGTTGTGGGCATCATCACGGGAATTTTGGAAGAAATCTTTTTTAGAGGATTTTTACTCAAAGCTTTTATCGATAAAAACCTTACACAAGAAGGGCTATTGATCGTATCCTTATTGTTTGGTTGGTTGCATTATGGTGAAGGGACTTCCATTGCAATACCTTTCATCATCTGCGGTGTAGGAATGTTTTTCGGTTATTTGTATATCAAAACAGGAAATCTTTGGATTGCGATGGCATGTCATGCCACTTACAATTCTTTAGGATTAATCAATGCTTATCTTCAATTACCAGTGGTCCAATCATGA
- a CDS encoding LIMLP_16025 family protein, translating to MSNVENKLQDIVNAGIGAVKTSKEVWEKLVVDLNEKKSQFETNFQKLKEQGESDTSDKALKVKMGVAWGIVRFEELKDNVVKYLDQVKEGKDNKPS from the coding sequence ATGAGCAACGTGGAAAACAAACTACAAGATATCGTGAACGCTGGAATTGGTGCTGTCAAAACTTCGAAAGAAGTTTGGGAGAAACTTGTTGTAGACCTGAACGAGAAAAAAAGCCAGTTCGAGACTAACTTTCAAAAATTGAAAGAACAAGGGGAAAGTGACACGAGCGATAAAGCCCTAAAAGTAAAAATGGGTGTGGCTTGGGGAATTGTTCGTTTTGAAGAACTCAAAGACAATGTTGTGAAGTATCTAGACCAAGTGAAAGAAGGCAAAGACAATAAACCTTCCTAA
- a CDS encoding iron chaperone, translated as MNSQKKVSIDEYIQSFPKEVQTILSKVRKTIQKEAPNATEAIRYAIPTFIQNGNLVHFAAFKKHLGFYSLPSGNLKFQKEIKNYKHGKGSIQFQYDEPIPYDLIRKIVQFRIKENELNVKKKRK; from the coding sequence ATGAATTCGCAAAAAAAAGTTTCCATTGATGAGTATATCCAATCCTTTCCAAAAGAGGTGCAAACAATTCTCTCAAAAGTGAGAAAAACCATACAAAAGGAAGCTCCTAATGCAACAGAAGCGATTCGATATGCCATACCTACATTTATTCAAAATGGTAATCTGGTTCATTTTGCTGCATTTAAAAAACACTTGGGTTTTTATTCGTTACCATCTGGGAATCTGAAATTTCAGAAAGAAATAAAAAATTACAAACATGGGAAAGGCTCTATCCAATTTCAATATGACGAACCAATTCCTTATGATCTGATCCGTAAGATTGTTCAATTTAGAATCAAAGAAAATGAATTGAATGTAAAAAAAAAACGAAAATAA
- a CDS encoding aldo/keto reductase, producing MKKRRLGKTGMVVSEICMGTMTFGSSCNEDEAFKILDRAYDAGIDFYDTAEIYPVPPQKSWVHRTEEIFGKWIKTKPRDGILIASKVAGPGHGWFSPPLREGKTALDKYHIRRAIEGSLQRLGVETIDLYQTHWPDHDVSYDETMEALTELKEEGKIRYAGCSNETSFGLMKSLWTSDKHNLIRYDSIQNNFSILNRRFEDELAQVCRKEGVSLLPYSPLAGGVLTGKYNGPTKPEGARFVRYMVEGERQKRMSNRFLNEQTLASTKELMEIATKYGMSSTVMSVAWSKQHDFVASTIIGANTVEQLEESLKASDLILSDEILSEINLVTKKIQYPMG from the coding sequence ATGAAAAAACGAAGACTTGGCAAAACAGGAATGGTGGTTTCCGAAATTTGTATGGGAACCATGACCTTTGGATCCTCATGTAACGAGGATGAGGCGTTTAAAATTTTAGATCGTGCATATGATGCTGGTATTGATTTTTATGATACTGCAGAAATTTACCCTGTCCCTCCTCAAAAGTCATGGGTACACCGTACGGAAGAAATTTTTGGCAAATGGATCAAAACTAAACCAAGAGATGGAATCCTCATAGCATCGAAAGTGGCAGGTCCTGGCCATGGATGGTTTAGTCCACCACTGCGTGAAGGGAAAACTGCCCTTGACAAATACCATATCCGAAGAGCAATTGAAGGCTCCTTACAGCGATTAGGTGTTGAAACAATCGATTTGTACCAAACCCATTGGCCTGACCATGATGTTTCTTATGATGAAACGATGGAAGCTCTCACCGAACTTAAAGAAGAAGGAAAAATTCGTTATGCTGGTTGTTCTAATGAAACCTCTTTTGGACTCATGAAAAGTCTTTGGACATCAGACAAACATAACTTAATTCGATATGATTCTATCCAAAACAATTTTTCGATACTCAATCGTCGGTTTGAAGATGAATTAGCTCAAGTTTGTCGAAAAGAAGGAGTGTCATTACTTCCTTATTCGCCTCTTGCAGGCGGAGTCCTCACTGGAAAATACAACGGTCCTACAAAACCAGAAGGGGCAAGGTTCGTCCGTTATATGGTGGAAGGCGAAAGGCAAAAACGAATGTCCAATCGTTTTTTAAACGAACAGACATTAGCTTCTACAAAAGAACTGATGGAAATTGCAACCAAGTATGGAATGAGTTCCACAGTTATGTCTGTTGCTTGGAGTAAACAACATGATTTTGTTGCTTCTACTATCATTGGTGCCAATACAGTTGAGCAGTTGGAAGAATCTTTAAAAGCATCCGACTTGATTCTTTCCGATGAAATTTTATCAGAAATCAACCTTGTCACCAAAAAAATTCAATACCCAATGGGTTAA
- a CDS encoding histidine phosphatase family protein: protein MSFLYLVRHGQADRLGKNYDQLTELGWKQASLLGEYFKQQRIEFDSVYTGTLNRQKQTAEAIIERFTTDRFCIPDPLENSAWDEFDSRMWLGIAAKIRNSNEHFAKLYESYKQAWEEGKEETRLYFQELIQLVLADWVNGVWDPVEPYTFAEYVEKVSMGPKKIPGDAKSTLVVSSSTPIAIMMGLSCKMDSKEFPIFMKSILNSSLSVFRRDGKGWEPVSWNATPHLQDPDWITIV from the coding sequence ATGTCCTTTTTGTATTTAGTAAGGCATGGCCAAGCAGATCGACTCGGAAAAAATTATGATCAACTAACAGAACTTGGATGGAAACAAGCCAGTCTTTTAGGAGAATACTTCAAACAACAAAGAATTGAGTTTGATTCTGTGTATACCGGTACTTTGAATCGGCAAAAACAAACAGCAGAAGCAATCATCGAACGTTTTACAACAGATCGGTTTTGTATTCCTGATCCTTTAGAAAATTCTGCTTGGGATGAATTTGATTCTAGAATGTGGCTTGGAATCGCTGCCAAAATTCGTAATTCGAATGAACATTTTGCAAAGTTATACGAATCATACAAACAAGCCTGGGAAGAAGGAAAAGAAGAAACTCGCCTTTATTTTCAAGAACTCATTCAACTCGTGTTAGCGGATTGGGTGAATGGAGTTTGGGATCCTGTGGAACCTTATACATTTGCGGAATATGTTGAAAAAGTATCGATGGGGCCGAAAAAAATTCCTGGTGATGCGAAAAGTACATTGGTAGTATCTTCTAGCACTCCCATTGCCATTATGATGGGACTTTCCTGTAAAATGGATTCAAAAGAATTTCCAATCTTTATGAAATCCATTCTAAACTCTTCGCTCAGTGTGTTTCGCCGTGATGGGAAGGGATGGGAACCCGTGAGTTGGAATGCTACTCCCCACCTGCAAGATCCAGATTGGATTACCATCGTGTGA
- a CDS encoding phosphotransferase family protein gives MDIKELQEKVELHLTSIWQTPVKVSEIFHLSGGACQDNFAIELISNSTKQSVVLRTDKGGSLLSSLSKRDEFKVAELVYKAGVKTPKPVYLEEKSSVIGAPFYLMEKIAGKATGRYITKDKELDSYRKTNMVSDLASNLAKLHTVNPNSVTDQDLKQKLKLVTIDTYISQAIVDLRQSLDELPEAHPAIELCLYWMETHAPNIDQIVLVHGDFRTGNFMMNSDGLQGILDFEFAHWGDRHEDIAWLCMRDWRFGRLNKEVGGFGDRKDFYREYETTSGIPVDPMKVSFWEIMGNVRWAIGSAQQAERHLSGKDKGIELASIGRRTAEMEWEAMRLIEEIENAV, from the coding sequence ATGGACATCAAAGAACTACAAGAAAAAGTAGAACTTCACTTAACATCGATTTGGCAAACTCCAGTGAAAGTATCAGAAATCTTTCATTTAAGTGGGGGAGCATGCCAAGACAATTTTGCAATTGAACTTATTTCGAATTCTACCAAACAATCGGTTGTGCTTCGAACAGACAAAGGTGGAAGTTTACTCTCTTCTCTGTCCAAACGGGATGAATTCAAAGTGGCAGAACTTGTTTACAAAGCGGGCGTCAAAACACCAAAACCGGTGTATTTGGAAGAGAAATCTTCAGTCATTGGTGCCCCCTTTTACCTTATGGAAAAAATTGCAGGGAAGGCAACGGGACGTTACATTACAAAAGACAAAGAATTGGATTCCTATCGCAAAACAAATATGGTCTCTGATTTAGCATCCAATTTGGCAAAACTACATACAGTGAATCCAAACTCTGTCACAGACCAAGACTTAAAACAAAAATTAAAACTAGTTACCATAGATACATATATTTCTCAAGCGATAGTAGACCTACGCCAATCCTTAGATGAATTGCCAGAAGCGCACCCTGCCATCGAGTTGTGTTTGTATTGGATGGAAACACACGCGCCTAACATTGATCAGATTGTTTTGGTGCATGGTGACTTTCGCACTGGAAATTTTATGATGAATTCAGATGGATTACAAGGAATTTTAGACTTTGAATTTGCCCATTGGGGAGACCGTCACGAAGACATTGCATGGTTGTGTATGCGTGATTGGAGGTTCGGTCGCCTAAACAAAGAAGTTGGTGGGTTTGGTGACAGAAAGGACTTTTACAGAGAGTATGAAACCACTTCCGGCATTCCGGTCGATCCGATGAAAGTCTCGTTTTGGGAGATTATGGGAAATGTACGTTGGGCAATCGGTAGTGCCCAACAAGCAGAAAGGCATTTGTCCGGAAAAGACAAAGGGATTGAACTTGCTTCTATTGGAAGAAGGACAGCGGAAATGGAATGGGAAGCTATGCGACTCATTGAGGAAATTGAAAATGCAGTATAG
- a CDS encoding acylphosphatase, which yields MGKSEEARARIIIRGTVQGVGFRYYILQKAQEMRLKGYTQNLPNGEVEAVVEGDKLFIEDLYRAMQRGPTKAKVKDHVIDWSDPKNQFKTFLIKK from the coding sequence TTGGGAAAATCAGAAGAAGCAAGAGCTAGAATTATCATTCGGGGTACCGTACAGGGTGTGGGATTTCGGTATTATATCCTACAAAAAGCCCAGGAAATGAGACTCAAAGGTTATACACAAAACTTACCGAACGGGGAAGTGGAAGCAGTTGTGGAAGGTGACAAACTTTTTATCGAAGACTTATACCGTGCGATGCAAAGGGGTCCTACAAAAGCAAAAGTAAAGGATCATGTCATTGACTGGAGTGATCCTAAAAACCAATTTAAAACTTTTTTAATCAAAAAATAA